The genomic stretch GAAGAATTAACATTGCCTATTTGTCCTTAATCACAAAACCAAACGAGtcaagaagacaaaaaaaaaaattagtattagaAGTAATGAATGGACaacaaatttttatgtaatgATTGAACAAACAAGccatcaaataagataattagaGAATGAAGagatttagataaataaatagacCCTTGATGTGAATTGACAATGAATCACTATTACCAACAATCACAAAAGACATACTAGTGTGAAGTTAAGGAGAGGATAGGATCAAAGCATTAGGTGTCATATGATATATAGACCAATGTCCAAAACCTAATTTGAATAAGAGAGAACACACATGAAAATAGCAGCAAAATGAGTAATCACTGAATCTTCTGTATAGGCAAAATTTTCTCGCTATGGACAAACACGAGCAGAATGCCCATGTTTATCTCAAATTTGGCAAGCATTTTGAGGAAAACACCAGGCAGAGTCTAGATTAAAGGAAGTTGATATGAGGGTTGAGATTGCTGGCAAGAAGCAGATTGTCCACTATTACCATGAACATGACTAGGCTTATTATAGCCATGAAAGTTGCGTTTATTAGAAGACTTGGACAAACCCAATGATTGTAGGGAGGATAAAGTAGGAGTCATAGCAACAACTAAAGGAAACAtaccaaagaatttttttaaggaTCCTTATCATGAAGGAGAACATTATAGAGTTCATCAAATGTAGTGGATAACCGAAAAtgtaagaaaataaagaagGATTGGTACTCAAGACCTAAACCATCAACAACATGCTCTACAAAATCAGTATTTggaatagaaaaataaattgtaacAAGAGAATCAAAGATAAACTTGGCATCAATAAGATAATCAACCATTATCTGATCTGAATCTTTCCAAAAAGTGCATAACTTGTCATAAATAGAGTAAAGATGGATCCCAAAATTTGGATTCAAGAAATCATAAAGCAAGGACCATGCTTCAAAAGTAATAGCACAAAGCAACAACAAGGACTGAACAAGTGTAAGAGATATATGGATTTAATTCAAGTCAACACCAATCTATCAACTCATAAATAGTGAGAATGAGATAGATTAGGAGTGCCATCGAGTAGGAATGGTGGCAGTGATCGTGCATCACAAGCAATCAAAAGTTGCAAATTGTGAATCGCAAGAACATCAAGAAGTAGAGACTTCCATGCACTATGAGTATCGCAAACCATGAGTGAAGAAAAATAGCTCTCGATCTTGACCATTATAGGTAGTAAGGACATTAGGAAAACAGAGCCCATATTAGTAGTGGTTATAGTAATTGATGGGAAGGGCAATAATAGCACAGACGAAAAACTAACCACCAttggagaaaaattatttatggtgTGAAAATGGGTTGTCGATATGGAGAAATCAAGGGATGGACAACCATGAGGGATGGTGACCATAGTTGTCTTAACATTAGCCATGGGCAATATGTCGATCGATTAGAAGACATCTATTCTAATGGAGAGATCACAATGACAAAAGACGAGCAACAACCAAGAAACATCTATGAAGAATTTGACTAAAGTAGGcatacaaaacaaaaagagGGAGGCATTCAAGAACAATGCAAAATATGAGAGAAACCATTATGTTTACATCAAAAGGAAGAGAACTTCATGGGAGACGGATGCTAAGTTGATGGCAGCATAGTCTCTGGCAGATAGAAAGCTAGAGATGGAGAAGGATGAATGATGGAAAAGGAGCAATATTCTTGGATAAGAGAAAGGGTGcgttaaaaagattttaaaagcTAAGGGTGAAggtgaaaataggaaaaatattgGGGGTCAGTTGAAATTTGCCAAAGTGCAAAGAGAAAACCTTAAAAACAGAGGGGAATGCAGTTTTACAAAAATGGAAACATTTAGTGTTTGGaaggaaaaagacaaattttAATGTTGAAAAGTATAAGAGGATTTTAGCTACTCTAATACCGAAAGTGTTATGAATTGGTGtgtaaattgaattaatattattgattaaatttatgatttataatattacatgATGGTTTGATAGGAATTTGAATCTTGTGAGGATTCCTAATcctatgaaataagaaaaataatgtaCACACATCAAGagcaaaatcaaataaaatcataatcatCTAGAATaagaatgaatattttatttaacatcatTTGTCTCTTCTTCAAGTGACCTCAATATGTCCGAGCAATGCCAATGACATAGTCATTAACCTTTTCATAGTTGTCTTTGCTATGCATTATGATGTGAATGATTTTTTTGTATAGTTTGACCATGAGGAACTGGCTTAAGACcacttttggtttttttgattCTATTAGTTCTTTTAGGGGTTTTCTCTTGAACTCTATCATTGTAGAAACCCTTATAGGCCCGCTAGCTTTGTATAGTCTTTTCTTGGGTAGTGGCACCAATTCTAGTTTGCTTCTGCTATCCTGTAGCTAGGCAGAGTGAGCTTAGTTAGTTCATAAGCTCTCTTTTGTAGGTGCCTTGTTTTCGTCTATATATACCTTgttatcccaaaaaaaaaaaatgtagattGTTGACTGTGAATCGCGTTGCTGGAACTGTTGTTTGTACTTAATTGGAAATTGCagattgttaaaaataaatattggatataataattttgaaaaatccagATTGGTTGAGTAAAATAATACAGATTGTGAATTGTGAATAGTGTTATTGAGAACAAGACGTTGTTGATTAAAAAATCCAGATCGTTGACTTAATTGGGAAGCGCAAATTGTTTTTGTAATTGGAGTGCAGACTTGTGGTTGAACAGCCCATTTTatgtaattcaattaaaaaagatCTCATTTCTTGCTTCCAGTTCTCTCAAATTTTCTTCGGTTCTTCATTTCTCAAACGTTGGATTCATACATATTTCTTGATGATGCAAATTTTACTATGTCATAGCTGAAATACTGTTTAATGGAAGGCGGACCAGGCATTGGTCAAGGAATAATAAAGTAATCATTCTTGGGCACCAAGCTTAGAGGAAGACAATTTTTgctttcaattattattatttttttctcaacaaAAAGAAAGTTCACTCAAAAACCAGCTAGAATATATTGAATATTCAACACATTTGTAATTTAATAGCTGCATGTTTCCAAATTTGAATCGCTCAAATGTAAAACAAATAGCATTATAGAAAAGTATGATTACAACTACAAGTCAATGACAATGAGTGATCTGAAGAAAGAATTGACTTGGACTTCTTCCAAAATAAACTTAAACGAAATATGTACggaagaaacaaaacaaattactAATCAGACGTTTAATGCAAAATTCATTCAGATTCATTTTATTTGTGGAAAAGTCTTTAATTACTGCTTACCCATGTTTAGTATCAGAGCGAATGAATCTACGTGCGCATGAGTCAACAGCATCGCcgaatttgattattttgggACGAAAATTCTTTCGAAAGAGACAGATTTTTATAGCAATTTCCTATGTAATTTATTGTCCACCATTTGTTTGAATGTGTCAACGATTACTAGTCACTTTGTCAACTTAAACTGAAGTCTATAAATATCATCGGGCTTTTCTTCGAATGAACACATTACTCCATCTGCCTTCTCTTTGAACGAGTACGAACATTACTacattcttaattaatttttcagatTCCAAGTCGCAACACAAAAGCAAGAGCATTGATGGGTGACTTAGCAAAGAATTGGAAGCAGCTAAGCGGAGAGAATGAGTGGGAAGGTCTCTTGGATCCTCTTAACATCAATCTCCGCAAATATATAATTCACTACGGCGAGAGGGTTCAAGCTGTTTATGATTCCTTCAATCACGACAAGTCATCTGCATTGTATGGATTTCCTCTATACGCGCCCAAAGATCTTTTCTCCAACGTTGGCCTAGAGAAAGGAAATCCTTTCAAGTATACCGTCACCAACTATCTCTACGCAATGACAGATATTGATTCCAGCATTGATTGGATAGTCAAGGACCAATCTTCGTGGATCGGTTACATTGCAGTGGCCACAGATGAAGGAAAGGCTGCTTTAGGACGAAGGGACATTCTCATTTCATGGAGAGGAACTCTTTTGACTGGCGAATGGTTGAAGGATGTTAATTGGCCTCTAACTTCAGCTTCCAACTTACTTGGGGAAACTCATCACAATCCTAAACCTCATGTGCACCAGGGATTTCATTCACTCTACACATCGTCAAACCCAAAATCACAATACATAAATTCAGTGCTAGAGATCAGGTATCCAAAAAAGCTAAGATCATGAGAAAATCCTAATCCAAATATTGAGCTTTTACTTAACAGTTTAAAATTTGGGATAATATGATTTTCGAGTCACTAATGAATGGATATTTTTTCTAACTAATTACTTCATATATAGGTACTGAGTGCACTTAGGAAATTGGTAGATAAGTACAAGGACGAGGAAATCAGTATAACAATAACAGGTCATAGCTTGGGTTCAGCACTTGCAACATTGAATGCAGTGGACATAGTTTCCGGAGGATATAATAAGCCCACGGGATCAGATCAAGCATGCATGGTCACAGCTTTCGTGTTTGCAAGCCCCAAGGTGGGAGACAAAGGCTTCAAGACTGCGTTCAACAAACTCAGCAATCTTCATCTTTTGCACATCAGAAACATCAACGACATAGTTCCTAAATTGCCTTTTATTTTCTACTTTAAAGTGGGaaaacaattcaaatttgacaCTACCAAGTCAACCTACGTAAAGGCTGATACTGCTAAGCGAATAGGTGCTTTGCATAAGTTGGAGAATTATCTTCACGGAATTGCAGGGACGATGTCTGAAGAGAGTggtaaatttgaattgattgttAAACGTGATATTGCACTCTTGAACAAAGGGGCGGATCTTTTGAAGAGCGAATTTGGTGTACCACCTGAATGGTGGGATCCTATGATGAACAAAAGAATGGTTCAACAGAATGATGGCTCATGGAAGTTAGAGTATTATGTTCCAGAGTGTCCTAGTGCTTAATTTTcttgacaaaaaaaaatgttgtgtTTTAGAACTCAGCTGGGGATCCTAGTTAAAGctcttttgttcattttttagtttttgtgtatttaattcattttttttagcTTGTATCTCGGTCTGACTATAATAAATGTCATTGGTATTTTTCCATTGTTTATACGATGTAATATTTGTAGAATAAATTAATGTTCAGTATTAGAATCCCAAATATGGCTACTTATTGATTTTTCCATAAGCTACGTTTGCATCACTGCCATATGTCACCAGTACTTGTTAATAAGGTAATTTGGGTTTCTAAAGGGGTGTTGAagtgtaattttctttttattggtaAGTATGTTGAAGGctaacctttttcttttttgggtaaGTATGTCCAAGACTAACCTTGTTGGATCCAAACTATTTGGGTACCAAAGAGCAAATGAATGAATGTGCCTTGCAAGTTTACCTTGGACACTAGATGTTCAAGACACATAACAAGGGATAAGAGTTTATTCTCCTCGTTGAAGGC from Mangifera indica cultivar Alphonso chromosome 6, CATAS_Mindica_2.1, whole genome shotgun sequence encodes the following:
- the LOC123219689 gene encoding phospholipase A1-IIgamma-like, which codes for MGLFQENHQELLGKLQINLEKIPERPKGQTWDWRKLRHEEGAGAIAETLTTAHSTKIENFDRSSIYLQSFKESLVKTMGTPRYLKGIVPTSKFEDLLQQNFLFIDDPRKIPSRNTKARALMGDLAKNWKQLSGENEWEGLLDPLNINLRKYIIHYGERVQAVYDSFNHDKSSALYGFPLYAPKDLFSNVGLEKGNPFKYTVTNYLYAMTDIDSSIDWIVKDQSSWIGYIAVATDEGKAALGRRDILISWRGTLLTGEWLKDVNWPLTSASNLLGETHHNPKPHVLSALRKLVDKYKDEEISITITGHSLGSALATLNAVDIVSGGYNKPTGSDQACMVTAFVFASPKVGDKGFKTAFNKLSNLHLLHIRNINDIVPKLPFIFYFKVGKQFKFDTTKSTYVKADTAKRIGALHKLENYLHGIAGTMSEESGKFELIVKRDIALLNKGADLLKSEFGVPPEWWDPMMNKRMVQQNDGSWKLEYYVPECPSA